In Bacteroides cellulosilyticus, the genomic stretch GATTTCAGCTAAGCTCAAATAAATGATACGTTCAATACAGAATGCAAGACCGATAACCAAAGCAATAGCAACCAAACTCATGAAAGATGCAGTACCTTCAATAAACTTAGTTTTAATTTCCTTGTGAATACCACCTTCTTCTGCTTCTACAGTAGCATCACCGGCAGGAGCTGCCTGAGCTGCAGGAGCAGCTTGTTCTGTTTGTTCCGCTGCAGGAGCATCTTGAGCCTGAGCAAGTTGAGTTGAGCCAAATGTTAAGACTCCCATCACAGCAACAATTGCAAATAACTTTTTCATTGTGTGTCTAATTTTTAAGATTAATTAATTAATTTGTTTATTATATTCATTTATTGTTTTTGTTTTTTCTTTCATCCTGCGGAGAGACGGGGATTCGAACCCCGGATACCCTTTAGAGGTATACACGCTTTCCAGGCGTGCCTCTTCAACCACTCGAGCATCTCTCCAATAGAGGCCTCTTTCAAAAACGGCTGCAAATTACAAAAAAAATGCGAACCACAAGCGTTTTCAGCTACAAATGTATTCTTTTTTTCGTTCTTGCCCTTCATTCTCCCCGTTTTATCTTTAATAAAATCTCAAAATTAATAAACTTTAAAATCTTTCCGATGTTATTTGAGCATTCCAAACACTTTTAAAGCGTTTTCCGAAGTAACGTCTCCAACAGCCTCAGGAGACATCCCGTAAATTTCAGAAACCTTCATCAAAGTATCCTTCACATAGGCACTTTCATTCCTCCTACCACGATTCGGGACTGGAGTCAGATAAGGAGAATCTGTTTCAAGAACAATTTTTTCTAATGGTATTCCTGGCAAAATTTCCGGAAGGTGGGACTTCTTAAAAGTAACCACACCATTAATTCCAATGAAGAAATCGGAAAACTCCAATACGCGGGTGGCTTCTTCTGCCGTTCCTGTAAAGCTATGAAATATTCCTCTTAAAAGAGTCTTTTTGTAAGGTTCCAGCACCTTATATATATAATCAAAGGCATCCCGGCAATGGATTACTACAGGAAGATCATATTCCAAAGCCCAGTTGACTTGTTTATCCAGTACTATTTGCTGCTCTTTCAGGTAAGTTTTGTCCCAATAAAGATCCATGCCGATCTCCCCTATAGCAACATATTCCTTAGAAAACTTCAATTCGCGAGCAACTATTTCCAATTCTTTTTCATAATTGGCATTGACAGAAGTAGGATGCAAACCAATCATAGGAAAACAGTATCCTTTATAAAGGCTACAGGCTGACAGCATTGCTTCAATAGTCGTACTGTCAATATTGGGCATAAATATATGAGTAACTCCGGCAGCACGTGCACGCTCAATAACTTGTGGGAAATCCTCTGAAAACTCCTCCAAAAAAAGATGGGAATGTGTATCTATCAATCTCATTCGTTTACTTTTTCTATTCGTTTCTCCCCAGTACGATAATAATAAATCAGCCCGTAATCACGGCATAATTCCAATCGTTTTTCATTGGGAGAAACATCTTCAAACTTTTTTTCCACCTGATTCCATATATCCAAGATCAATTCATCTGCAGTAGTTCGCATAGCAGAAAGAGAATCTAAACTACGGGCAGTTAAAGCCTGCAAATTTTTCTGTCGGTCATAACTATCTGTAAAAATATCATAATGAACTCTAACCTTAGCAATAGTAGGATTATAAATAGGAATCCCCCCTTGAGAAGTTCGCTTGGTTTCTCCATCTATAATTTTTCGCCCCCACTCTACCAAGGCTGCCTCCGTCGATAAATCCGGTACATTTGAACTATCAGCCGGCAAACCATAATAAGATTTATGGGCTGCACGCACTTCCGAGCGAATAACAGCCAGATTCAATACCTGAATGAAATGAGAGACATACAGACGAGCCATCTTTACATTGGCCTGATGCTTACGCCCTGCTTGCGACTGACGTTCAAAGCACTGGGCATAATACGATTGGGCGGCTTCAAATCTCATCAAGAAATTCCGGGCTTCAGTCAACGTCTTTAAAGAAACTGCCAAATTATAGAGGTTATGGGTATCAGATTTTGCAACCACTGCTTTCAGTGCCCGTATTCTCGCCTGGTCTGTATTTGGTAATCTTCTATAAGGCATAGTTACAAAAAAGCACAATTAAACTTCTCTGTGTATCAAATTTTCTATTATCTTTTTCAGTTCTTCTTTTTTTTCTTCTGCAATACTAACAGCTGCAAGGCTTTCCATTGCCCGGTTGCTATATTCCAATATCTTATTTTCGCAAACTGCTTTTACACCAATCCGGTCATACAGTTCCGTCACAGCTGCAATTTTCTCTGCCGGCTGGAAAGTCTCTGCGTTTATCCAGCTATTCAACTGGTTATGCTGATCCGCATTCGCATGCTCCAATGCTTTAATCAGCATATATGTTTTTTTATTACAGAGAATATCCCCACCTATATTTTTTCCAAACACTTTAGCATTGCCATATACATCCAGCAAATCATCTTTCAACTGGAAGGCAACACCTATATGCATACCAAAATCATATAAACGACCAGCGTCTTCTACCGAAGCGCCCCCCAAACGAGCTCCAATCTTCAGACTCGCCGCCAACAACACGGCAGTTTTCAGACGAATCATCTCCAGATATTCTTCTGCAGTTACATCATTCCTCTGCTCAAACTCCATATCCATTTGCTGACCTTCACAAATTTCAAGTGCCGTCAAACTGAAAAGATCCATAACCTCTTTCAGAAAAGCCGAAGGACATTCTGCCATAAACTGATAGGCAAGCACCAACATCGCATCTCCCGAAAGGATAGCAGTATTATCATTCCAAACTTTGTGGACGGTTTCTTTTCCTCTACGGCGATCCGCACGATCCATCAAATCATCATGCAAAAGGGTATAATTATGATAAACTTCGATACCTGTGGCCGGAGCATAGATACGGGTCACGTCTTCCTTGTACAAATTATAAGCCAGCAACATTAACACCGGGCGAATTCTTTTTCCACCCATAGATAATACATATTCTACCGGAGCATACAATCCTTTCGGAGTACGCGTAAATTGTAAGCCAGCAATATGAGAATTAAAATTTTCGAGAAGCTCGGAAGCTGTAAACATAATGATAGTAAATTTAGGAGAATAGTGGGAATAAAAAGAGGCTGCCCAAAAGCAGCCTCCTTTTTATATAGATAACGTATTACTGCAATCTAAACATTACAGGCACCGTATATTTAACGCGTACCGGTTTACCGCGCTGCATACCAGGTTTCCATTTCGGCATGGTACCAATCACACGAAGTGCTTCTTTATCCAGATACGGGTCAACACCTCTTATGACTTTGGCGTCTACAATACTACCGTCCTTGTTAACAACGAACTGTACTGTTACACGACCTTGCGTACCGTTTTCTTGTGCGATAGTCGGAT encodes the following:
- a CDS encoding polyprenyl synthetase family protein; translation: MFTASELLENFNSHIAGLQFTRTPKGLYAPVEYVLSMGGKRIRPVLMLLAYNLYKEDVTRIYAPATGIEVYHNYTLLHDDLMDRADRRRGKETVHKVWNDNTAILSGDAMLVLAYQFMAECPSAFLKEVMDLFSLTALEICEGQQMDMEFEQRNDVTAEEYLEMIRLKTAVLLAASLKIGARLGGASVEDAGRLYDFGMHIGVAFQLKDDLLDVYGNAKVFGKNIGGDILCNKKTYMLIKALEHANADQHNQLNSWINAETFQPAEKIAAVTELYDRIGVKAVCENKILEYSNRAMESLAAVSIAEEKKEELKKIIENLIHREV
- a CDS encoding TatD family hydrolase: MRLIDTHSHLFLEEFSEDFPQVIERARAAGVTHIFMPNIDSTTIEAMLSACSLYKGYCFPMIGLHPTSVNANYEKELEIVARELKFSKEYVAIGEIGMDLYWDKTYLKEQQIVLDKQVNWALEYDLPVVIHCRDAFDYIYKVLEPYKKTLLRGIFHSFTGTAEEATRVLEFSDFFIGINGVVTFKKSHLPEILPGIPLEKIVLETDSPYLTPVPNRGRRNESAYVKDTLMKVSEIYGMSPEAVGDVTSENALKVFGMLK